The Pyrus communis chromosome 5, drPyrComm1.1, whole genome shotgun sequence region GGCTTTGTTCAAAGATCTCTGAGGTTGGAACATCTTTATGAGGTGATTTGACACTAAGGTCTGTGCTTCCTTTTTCATGCACAATACCTTCATTAAAGGTTGAGGAATTTGAGCCTTCAAGTGATGGATCTATGGCATGTCCTAGTGCTTCATCCACCGGGCTGGATTTGTTTTCAACCAATGGACTTGAAATATTTATCGCTGCATCATCCATGCTCTTTATGGAACTTAATCTATCCACTGGCGAACTATCAACACAAGCTGACTCCAACGCTCTAGTTCCTTTGTCCTCAGTAGACTTAGTCAAATCTGTTACTACTTGTAAACTTCCATCCAAGCTCCCAGGTTTCCTAGTTACCGGCTTTAATGGGAATGTCTCTACCATTACATCTGCTGCTATAGGAGTCACCTTAGGCCTAGATGTTGCCAGAACCTCTTCACCATTCTTCTTTGCTTCCAAAGGTTCAACTGTTTGCAGCTCTGTACATGTTTGTTCCTCCCTTTCTTTCACTTTCATATCTACCTCGCTGCCATTGATTTGTCCACTTTCAAAACTCTGACATTCAGGCTCAGTACAATGCCCATTAGAAACTATAGATTCAACAGCAACATGCTTCTCTATTTCCACTGGTCCATTTACTTCTAAATCTGTACTTTTCAGTTCATTAAATTCTCTGTCATTCACTTCTACTTGAGTACTGTTGATGATTCGCCCATTCTCAAACATCTGGCGTTCAGGTATAACTAAATGCCCATCAGAAGCGAAAACCAGTTCTTCAATTGCACCCTGATTTTGATTGGTGACAAACTGTGATTCATTTGATGACACTGACAAAGAATTTTGTGGCTCTGCAGCAATGGTTCCCAATGGATTGTGTTCCCAGAACTGAT contains the following coding sequences:
- the LOC137735297 gene encoding uncharacterized protein; translated protein: MHSIKGSWVGQTFALAKNNESEGRRTRIRRSKEERKAMVESFIKKYQKLNNGSFPSLNLTHKEVGGSFYTVREIVRDIIQENRVLGPAKFTVEEQTVDQFWEHNPLGTIAAEPQNSLSVSSNESQFVTNQNQGAIEELVFASDGHLVIPERQMFENGRIINSTQVEVNDREFNELKSTDLEVNGPVEIEKHVAVESIVSNGHCTEPECQSFESGQINGSEVDMKVKEREEQTCTELQTVEPLEAKKNGEEVLATSRPKVTPIAADVMVETFPLKPVTRKPGSLDGSLQVVTDLTKSTEDKGTRALESACVDSSPVDRLSSIKSMDDAAINISSPLVENKSSPVDEALGHAIDPSLEGSNSSTFNEGIVHEKGSTDLSVKSPHKDVPTSEIFEQSQLTEGSKADKAPDSLHANNINGTSGSSELLKTKEVLVVEDEVDVQTSGSLTKGSKPTLDRINLESWEGASKKSKRPEGNPLWDVFKVFLDAFVKFWSE